One Fibrobacter sp. UWR4 DNA segment encodes these proteins:
- a CDS encoding glycoside hydrolase family 26 protein — translation MRHRILKTLITAAVCLIAAGCSSTKPVPSSENFGNLFIGAWVGGPEEVPQPTVANVEAFEKLQNRHLDVINHFVLWQYNDWAWTKPYVEMAKSRGSIMMITWMPQPYTAQDILDGKTDAYLDDFAKGVKEFGAEIWLRPLHESNGDWYTWGTGKDPANNAEEKVAAAFRHIVERFRAQGATNAKWIWTTNAGSSAGATLTGSYPGDDYVDYTSIDGYNWGTAQNWSHWQSFSEVFKPAYDALSAYDKPMFLAEFSCTEHGGSKGEWFKNLFEVLPTEFPKIKGLVIFSQSKSYEADWGVDTSEDALNAWKNGIAASK, via the coding sequence ATGAGACATCGCATTCTTAAAACTTTAATTACAGCGGCCGTATGCCTCATCGCTGCTGGTTGCAGTTCCACCAAGCCTGTCCCTTCTTCCGAAAACTTCGGCAATTTGTTCATTGGTGCATGGGTGGGCGGCCCGGAAGAAGTTCCCCAGCCCACTGTCGCCAACGTAGAGGCATTCGAGAAACTGCAGAACCGTCACCTGGACGTGATCAACCACTTTGTTCTCTGGCAGTACAATGACTGGGCATGGACCAAGCCCTACGTCGAAATGGCAAAGAGCCGCGGCTCCATCATGATGATCACCTGGATGCCTCAGCCCTACACCGCCCAGGATATTCTAGACGGCAAAACCGACGCCTACCTGGATGACTTCGCCAAGGGCGTCAAGGAATTCGGCGCAGAAATCTGGTTGCGTCCCCTCCACGAATCCAATGGAGACTGGTACACCTGGGGAACCGGCAAGGATCCCGCAAACAACGCCGAAGAAAAGGTGGCCGCCGCATTCCGCCACATCGTGGAACGGTTCCGCGCACAAGGCGCCACTAACGCGAAATGGATCTGGACAACCAACGCAGGCAGCAGCGCAGGCGCCACACTCACCGGCTCCTACCCTGGCGACGACTATGTGGACTACACTTCCATCGACGGCTACAACTGGGGAACCGCCCAAAACTGGTCCCATTGGCAATCCTTCTCCGAAGTTTTCAAGCCCGCCTACGATGCACTTTCCGCATACGACAAGCCCATGTTCCTGGCAGAATTTTCCTGCACGGAACACGGCGGCAGCAAGGGCGAATGGTTCAAGAACTTGTTCGAAGTTCTGCCCACAGAATTTCCGAAAATCAAGGGTCTCGTCATCTTTAGCCAAAGCAAGAGCTACGAAGCCGACTGGGGCGTTGACACTTCCGAAGATGCTCTAAATGCCTGGAAGAACGGCATCGCCGCCTCAAAGTAA
- a CDS encoding transporter substrate-binding domain-containing protein, producing the protein MAIFAGIAFCAEGGPKTVRVGYFQSENFQEGTQETSLNGYAYEYYQRVAQYTGWRYEYVFGSVDEIYQKFLRGEVDLMAGLAFSKDREPLMYFSKVPMGREVFQFMKKKTDQSLFPNPMSMQGKKIGTLRGAMEETLRRFLAENKIEAEVKVYKDVAARDSALACDSVNAAVVENLGLKIGPNFEIFFKMSNSFYFLCVTKKRPDLLGELNRALGQLMEDDPIVTAKLFNKYIRPSAISKSLTGPERAWLASHDTLKIGYLKKLLPYSDVLSDQKRREHYVPSDVVILGDIPTGMVADVFYEMNRYISSKNIILHYTAFDDYENLVSSIAQKQVDVGFPVGGSLYWAEKNGIRESAPVVRSDVSLVFKGRFNDATVKTFAINRNSRMMEFLVRDHFPDAEIKFYATVEDCLNAILDGEASAVVIGNQRASYILKNRKFSSLSVKLLNIPNDKYFGVAVGDEPLLKLLNRGIALMGDDFALNLSYKYVASLYKPSLLDDLTDYLEMVISISASFVSVIFLLLIFWLRRTKKQAARELAQNERLEMQLDVIRTISDLYHSVFLVDVVDNSFETIHTLDFVDKVISPLKKDAQKALFLMADQMVLEKYKPILHRFNTISEWKNTLGSRDSYSAEYEGNVLGWCRVTILVARRDKKGNPSHVIYISQEINEQKMAERKLHDALVQAEQANNAKTFFLNNMSHDIRTPMNAIIGFTALASSHIDDKNRLQDYLSKINTSSEHLLSLINDVLDMRRIESGRVKLEEQEIHLPDLLQDVKTIVQANVRHKNQDLAFHVSVNNENIVTDKLRLNQILLNLLSNAIKFTKEGGSISLNVCEQPCDLAGHARYEFRVKDNGIGISPKFQERIFEAFAREETSTVSGIQGTGLGMAITKNIVTMMGGDIQVISEAGCGTEFIVTLQFKVGEGEVGNASSKPIDFDFKGTRILLVEDNLLNQEIASTILTEAGFVVDVAVDGQDAVQKIQDVPADTYKLVLMDIQMPVMDGYEAARMIRKMNDPAKANVLIVAMTANAFEEDRQKAIASGMNEHLAKPIDINKLMETLADLLS; encoded by the coding sequence TTGGCAATTTTTGCAGGAATCGCCTTTTGTGCTGAAGGTGGTCCTAAGACGGTCCGTGTTGGATATTTCCAAAGTGAAAATTTCCAGGAAGGAACTCAGGAAACGTCCCTTAATGGCTATGCGTATGAATACTACCAGCGGGTGGCTCAGTATACCGGCTGGCGTTATGAATATGTGTTCGGTTCTGTAGATGAAATCTACCAGAAATTCTTGAGAGGTGAGGTGGACCTGATGGCGGGTCTAGCATTCTCTAAGGATCGTGAACCGTTGATGTACTTCTCTAAAGTGCCTATGGGTCGAGAAGTTTTTCAATTCATGAAGAAAAAGACGGATCAGTCCCTTTTCCCGAATCCTATGTCCATGCAGGGAAAAAAGATCGGAACTTTGCGTGGTGCTATGGAGGAGACTTTACGTAGGTTCCTTGCGGAAAATAAAATTGAAGCCGAAGTGAAGGTCTATAAGGATGTTGCCGCTCGTGATTCTGCCTTGGCTTGTGATTCTGTGAATGCAGCTGTTGTGGAAAATCTTGGCTTGAAAATTGGGCCGAATTTTGAAATTTTCTTCAAGATGAGTAATTCCTTCTACTTCCTGTGCGTTACCAAGAAACGTCCGGATTTGCTGGGGGAATTAAACCGTGCCTTGGGGCAGTTGATGGAAGACGACCCCATTGTTACAGCAAAGCTTTTCAACAAGTATATTCGTCCTAGCGCCATCAGTAAGTCTTTGACTGGTCCGGAAAGAGCATGGCTTGCTAGCCACGATACTTTGAAAATTGGTTACCTGAAGAAGCTGCTACCCTATAGTGATGTGCTCTCTGACCAGAAACGTCGAGAACATTACGTCCCCAGTGATGTTGTTATTTTGGGTGACATTCCTACGGGGATGGTGGCGGATGTGTTCTATGAAATGAATCGGTACATTTCTTCCAAGAACATTATTCTTCACTACACGGCCTTTGATGATTACGAGAACTTGGTTTCCTCTATTGCCCAGAAACAGGTTGACGTTGGCTTCCCTGTAGGCGGCAGTTTGTATTGGGCAGAAAAAAACGGAATCCGAGAATCCGCTCCTGTAGTTCGTTCTGATGTAAGTCTTGTTTTTAAGGGCCGCTTTAACGACGCTACTGTTAAGACTTTCGCGATCAATAGAAACAGCAGGATGATGGAATTTTTGGTCCGGGATCATTTCCCCGACGCAGAAATCAAGTTTTATGCTACTGTTGAAGATTGCCTAAATGCAATTCTTGATGGTGAAGCCAGTGCCGTTGTAATTGGAAATCAGCGCGCATCCTACATCCTTAAAAATCGAAAGTTCTCCAGCTTGTCCGTAAAGCTTCTGAATATCCCCAATGACAAGTACTTTGGTGTTGCGGTCGGTGATGAACCATTGCTGAAACTTCTGAACCGCGGTATTGCCTTGATGGGGGATGATTTTGCTCTGAATCTGTCCTACAAGTATGTGGCATCCCTTTATAAACCATCCCTGCTGGATGATTTGACTGACTATCTGGAAATGGTTATTTCAATATCGGCCTCCTTCGTGAGTGTCATCTTCTTGCTGTTGATTTTCTGGCTTAGGCGCACCAAGAAACAGGCCGCGAGGGAACTTGCCCAGAATGAAAGACTTGAAATGCAGCTGGATGTGATTCGGACCATCAGCGATTTGTATCATAGCGTGTTCCTTGTGGATGTGGTCGACAATTCCTTTGAAACTATCCATACTTTGGATTTTGTCGATAAGGTTATAAGCCCTCTAAAAAAGGATGCGCAGAAGGCTCTGTTCCTTATGGCTGACCAGATGGTCCTTGAAAAGTACAAACCTATCTTGCATCGATTCAATACCATCTCTGAATGGAAGAATACCCTTGGTTCTCGCGATTCCTATAGTGCGGAATATGAGGGCAATGTTCTTGGGTGGTGTAGGGTGACGATTCTTGTGGCCCGACGCGATAAGAAGGGGAATCCTTCTCATGTGATTTATATTTCTCAGGAAATTAATGAACAAAAAATGGCCGAGCGTAAACTTCACGACGCCCTGGTTCAGGCGGAACAGGCTAATAATGCCAAGACGTTCTTCCTGAATAATATGAGCCATGATATTCGAACACCCATGAATGCCATCATTGGCTTTACAGCCCTTGCTTCAAGCCATATTGATGACAAGAATCGCCTGCAGGATTATTTATCCAAGATTAATACTTCCAGTGAGCACTTGCTTTCCCTGATTAACGACGTGCTGGATATGCGACGTATTGAAAGTGGTCGTGTCAAATTGGAAGAACAGGAAATTCATCTTCCGGATTTACTGCAGGATGTAAAGACTATCGTGCAGGCAAACGTTCGTCACAAGAATCAGGACCTGGCCTTCCATGTTTCTGTGAACAACGAAAATATTGTGACGGATAAACTCCGCTTGAATCAAATCCTTTTGAACCTGCTGAGCAATGCAATCAAGTTTACGAAGGAAGGTGGTTCTATCAGCCTGAATGTTTGTGAACAGCCTTGCGACTTAGCTGGTCATGCTCGTTATGAATTCCGCGTGAAGGATAATGGTATCGGTATTAGTCCGAAGTTCCAGGAACGAATTTTTGAAGCTTTTGCTCGAGAAGAAACTTCTACAGTTTCTGGAATTCAGGGCACCGGCCTAGGCATGGCTATTACAAAGAATATCGTAACCATGATGGGGGGCGATATTCAGGTGATCTCGGAAGCTGGGTGTGGTACGGAATTCATTGTTACGTTGCAGTTCAAGGTCGGCGAGGGTGAAGTTGGAAATGCCTCCTCTAAGCCTATTGACTTTGACTTCAAGGGAACGCGCATCCTTCTTGTGGAAGACAACTTGCTCAACCAGGAAATTGCTTCTACAATTTTGACGGAAGCAGGATTCGTTGTGGATGTGGCTGTTGACGGCCAGGATGCTGTCCAGAAAATTCAGGATGTTCCTGCGGATACATACAAGCTGGTGCTGATGGATATCCAGATGCCTGTGATGGATGGTTATGAAGCCGCTAGGATGATTCGTAAGATGAATGATCCTGCAAAGGCAAATGTACTCATTGTGGCGATGACCGCGAATGCCTTTGAAGAAGATCGTCAAAAGGCTATTGCTTCTGGTATGAACGAACATCTGGCAAAGCCCATTGACATCAATAAGCTGATGGAGACATTAGCTGATTTGCTGAGTTAG
- a CDS encoding P-II family nitrogen regulator → MKLVTAYIQPERLNSVKQSLYEAEIFKMSVTNVLGCGQQKGHTQVYRGVETEVNLLKKICIRIAVNDEFVQPCIDAIIAGARSGNIGDGKIFVTNLEQCIRIRTGETGPEAIG, encoded by the coding sequence ATGAAGCTCGTTACAGCTTACATTCAACCCGAAAGGCTTAATAGCGTAAAGCAGTCGCTTTACGAAGCCGAAATCTTCAAGATGTCTGTCACCAACGTTCTGGGTTGCGGCCAGCAGAAGGGTCACACTCAGGTTTATCGTGGTGTCGAAACTGAAGTGAACCTGCTCAAGAAGATTTGCATCCGCATTGCCGTGAACGATGAGTTCGTTCAGCCTTGCATCGATGCAATTATCGCCGGCGCCCGCTCTGGAAACATCGGTGACGGCAAGATTTTCGTTACGAACCTTGAACAATGTATCCGTATCCGTACCGGTGAAACTGGCCCGGAAGCTATTGGCTAA
- a CDS encoding TIGR02147 family protein, with protein MKPVFEYQDYRSFMMEYYEDRKKKSAFTWRDFSKAAGFASPSYLKLVCDGKSSLSRVGIPKVASAMGLSGAESTFFEALVEFGNAKDDKKKTLFLNKMTRIAAEQQVRVLYADTFAYYDSAVNSIVRELAPLMPGALPNDMAKKIMHTFSAQHVRESLVFLVKAGLLRETTTNTYEQTDKAITGSKEAIPLAIRSMNRQMIDLARESLDKVDTSERNISGVTMGVNAETYAEIAQEIEACRKKIIAIANKCQDIDRVYRLNLQLFPLTETV; from the coding sequence ATGAAGCCTGTTTTTGAATACCAAGACTACCGCTCCTTTATGATGGAGTACTACGAGGATCGAAAGAAAAAGTCAGCCTTTACCTGGCGCGACTTTTCCAAAGCCGCAGGTTTTGCATCCCCTTCGTATTTGAAGCTGGTCTGTGATGGCAAGAGTTCCTTGAGCCGTGTCGGTATTCCGAAAGTAGCTTCCGCCATGGGACTTTCTGGCGCAGAAAGCACATTCTTCGAAGCTCTGGTCGAGTTCGGGAATGCCAAGGACGACAAGAAGAAAACTCTTTTCTTGAACAAGATGACCCGCATCGCAGCGGAGCAGCAAGTCCGTGTTCTTTACGCAGACACCTTCGCCTACTATGATTCCGCAGTCAATTCCATTGTCCGTGAATTGGCTCCTTTGATGCCAGGCGCCCTTCCCAACGACATGGCGAAAAAAATCATGCACACATTTTCCGCCCAGCACGTACGAGAATCGCTAGTATTCCTGGTAAAAGCGGGACTTCTACGCGAAACGACTACAAACACATACGAACAGACGGACAAAGCCATCACAGGATCCAAGGAGGCCATTCCTCTCGCCATCCGTTCCATGAATAGGCAGATGATTGATCTGGCCAGAGAATCTTTAGATAAAGTAGACACTAGTGAGAGAAATATTTCTGGCGTTACCATGGGCGTAAATGCAGAGACTTATGCAGAAATTGCCCAGGAAATTGAAGCATGTCGCAAGAAAATCATTGCAATTGCGAACAAATGTCAAGACATTGACCGTGTTTATCGATTAAATTTACAACTGTTCCCTTTGACAGAAACGGTTTAG
- a CDS encoding ammonium transporter, with amino-acid sequence MTENIWIMISAMLVFIMGLGFACVESGLCRAKSASNICFKNVAVPAIGISVYALLGFGLMYPGEFNGWLGFAGFGIGDWLNPANFTAAYNGHFSLFTDWLFQAMFAATAATIVSGAVAERIKLSSFLVFTFFYVAFVYPVVGSWVWGGGWLSNFAAFGAEGFHDLAGSELVHSVGGWGALAGVIILGPRIGKYVNGKAHAIPAHNVPLATIGVFILWFGWWGFNGGSALSGNPFDTSLILVTTNLAAVAGIITATATSWIIAKKPDATMALNGCLAGLVAITAPADTVSPLSAWIIGAIGGVIVVLAVYFFEKLRLDDPVGALSVHLVNGIWGTLAVGIFDYTGRFNFSTQLLGVVAYAIPCFLSACLIFIVIKKTMGLRVSEKEELRGLDLSEHGQESYGGFQIFSNM; translated from the coding sequence ATGACCGAAAATATCTGGATCATGATTTCTGCAATGCTGGTGTTCATCATGGGCCTTGGCTTTGCTTGCGTTGAATCCGGTCTTTGCCGCGCAAAGAGCGCATCCAACATCTGCTTTAAGAACGTGGCTGTACCTGCAATCGGTATTTCCGTGTACGCACTCCTGGGCTTCGGCCTGATGTACCCGGGTGAATTTAACGGTTGGCTTGGCTTTGCAGGCTTCGGCATTGGCGATTGGCTTAACCCCGCAAACTTCACTGCCGCCTACAACGGTCACTTCTCCCTGTTCACCGACTGGCTGTTCCAGGCTATGTTTGCCGCTACCGCTGCAACCATCGTTTCCGGTGCCGTTGCTGAACGTATCAAGCTTTCCTCCTTCCTGGTGTTCACCTTCTTCTACGTAGCATTCGTCTACCCGGTAGTTGGTTCCTGGGTTTGGGGTGGTGGTTGGCTCTCCAACTTCGCTGCATTCGGTGCAGAAGGCTTCCACGACCTGGCTGGTTCTGAACTGGTTCACTCCGTGGGTGGCTGGGGCGCTCTCGCTGGCGTAATCATTCTCGGACCCCGTATCGGCAAGTATGTGAACGGCAAGGCTCATGCAATTCCCGCTCACAACGTTCCGCTGGCAACTATCGGTGTGTTTATCCTGTGGTTCGGCTGGTGGGGATTCAACGGTGGTTCCGCTCTCTCTGGCAACCCCTTCGATACCTCTCTGATTCTTGTGACTACTAACTTGGCTGCTGTGGCTGGCATCATTACCGCAACTGCAACTTCCTGGATTATCGCAAAGAAGCCCGATGCCACCATGGCTCTCAACGGATGCTTGGCTGGTCTGGTTGCAATCACCGCTCCTGCTGATACTGTTTCCCCGCTCAGTGCCTGGATCATTGGTGCAATCGGTGGTGTGATCGTAGTCCTGGCTGTGTACTTCTTCGAAAAGCTCCGCTTGGACGACCCGGTTGGTGCTCTCTCCGTTCACCTGGTCAACGGTATCTGGGGTACCCTTGCAGTTGGTATCTTCGATTACACCGGCCGCTTCAACTTCTCCACCCAGCTTCTCGGTGTCGTTGCCTACGCAATCCCCTGCTTCCTCTCTGCTTGCCTGATCTTCATCGTGATCAAGAAGACTATGGGCCTCCGCGTTAGCGAAAAGGAAGAACTCCGCGGTCTCGACCTCTCCGAACATGGTCAGGAATCTTACGGTGGCTTCCAGATCTTCAGCAACATGTAG
- a CDS encoding glycoside hydrolase family 26 protein has translation MKNFFLKSLVAACACSFFFGCGSDKSTAPNDNPISSALDIPASSAANIPLIPQSSSSSQAFTPVSSSSLIYIPLSSSSEISNLPESSSAEVQTTSSSSETFKSMFIGAWVGGSEETPQPTAANVDAFERLQGRHLDIIHHFVLWQYNDWNWTRRYADMAKNRGSIMMISWMPDPYTAQDILNGLANDYIDDFANGVKDFGSEIWLRPLHESNGDWYTWGTGKDPENNAEDKVAAAYRHIVNRFRALNVTNVKWVWTTNASNSGSKSTLKGSYPGNDYVDYTSIDGYNWGTAQSWSSWQSFSQVFKPAYKAIEGFNKPMFIAEFSCSEHGGSKAEWFKNMFEVLPTEFPKIKGLVIFSQSKSHEADWGIDTSNESLNAWKAGIAAFPAAR, from the coding sequence GTGAAAAACTTCTTTTTAAAATCATTGGTTGCAGCCTGTGCCTGCAGCTTCTTCTTCGGTTGTGGTTCAGACAAGTCTACCGCACCTAACGATAACCCCATCAGTTCTGCCTTAGATATTCCTGCCAGTTCTGCAGCGAACATCCCTCTGATTCCCCAAAGTTCCTCTTCATCACAGGCTTTCACTCCCGTCAGCTCTTCTTCTCTAATTTATATTCCCTTAAGTTCATCTTCTGAAATTTCTAATCTTCCAGAATCTTCTTCTGCAGAAGTTCAGACAACATCTTCAAGTTCCGAAACATTTAAGTCCATGTTCATTGGCGCCTGGGTAGGCGGTTCCGAAGAAACCCCTCAACCAACAGCGGCCAACGTTGACGCTTTCGAAAGATTACAGGGGCGTCACCTGGATATTATTCACCATTTCGTGCTATGGCAATACAACGACTGGAACTGGACAAGGCGTTATGCAGACATGGCAAAGAATCGTGGGTCCATCATGATGATTTCATGGATGCCCGACCCCTATACCGCGCAGGACATTTTAAACGGTCTAGCCAATGACTACATCGATGATTTTGCCAATGGCGTCAAGGATTTCGGTTCCGAAATTTGGCTTCGTCCCCTTCACGAATCCAACGGAGATTGGTACACTTGGGGCACCGGCAAGGATCCCGAGAACAACGCCGAAGACAAAGTGGCTGCAGCATACCGTCATATCGTGAACCGTTTCCGAGCCCTTAACGTCACTAACGTCAAATGGGTTTGGACTACCAACGCTAGCAATAGCGGATCCAAATCCACATTGAAGGGTTCTTATCCCGGCAACGATTACGTGGACTACACTTCCATCGACGGCTACAATTGGGGAACCGCGCAAAGCTGGTCTAGCTGGCAATCCTTCTCCCAGGTTTTTAAGCCCGCCTATAAAGCTATCGAAGGTTTTAACAAGCCCATGTTCATCGCAGAATTTTCCTGCAGCGAACACGGCGGTAGCAAGGCGGAATGGTTCAAGAACATGTTCGAGGTGTTGCCCACAGAATTCCCGAAAATCAAGGGGCTCGTGATCTTTAGCCAGAGCAAGAGTCACGAAGCGGATTGGGGCATCGATACTTCCAACGAATCCCTGAACGCCTGGAAGGCCGGCATAGCAGCCTTCCCCGCAGCAAGGTAA